The DNA segment ACAAGAATaagatgataatatatttattattattattattattttattttttgtatgcATTTAGGATGACTATTTAGTATAATTCGAGTGTAactttttttgaatttttagcAAACTTATATAGAACTATTAGGGTGAGATgctaatattttaattatcattttttatttttatatgaatttaagatgattaatttttaaaataagatatttttgtaTTGAATCTGTTATAACTCTTTGAAGTTTCACCAATTTTATCCAAATTTCTCTTGTGGGATATTAATctatttatgattattattttttatttttgtatgatttatgatgattaatttttgaaataaaatatttttgtgtTTGACTTTATGATTGGGCGTAACCCAAATATAATTTGAGTTAATTTTCAGTATAGAGTAATTAAGTTTTCATACTTAATTAAGTATTTTTGGGTTGAATATATAATTAAGTATAACTTGAGTTAAAGATATTTAACATAAAATTAGAGTGGAAGGAGGAGGTAGAGGTAAAGTGAGAAGGTGGGGATAATTTAAGAACAGGGGTAGCAGGAGaattcaaggaaaaaaaaaaagataatttaggatttaaattgaataaatcaaatatttagatttttattgaaCTGATCTAATTTAGTAAATGTCAAACAAACTAGTTCAACCCAAATAATCCAGAGTCAACCAAGATCAATTATGTAAAAAGAAATACCCCTGATAAAAATCAAGTATCATATGATAAAACCCCATCATTGAGAACTTGTTTGGATAAATTACCCAACATAcattagaaagaaagaaaaataacataGACAAAAAGAAATTTTAGTTATGGTTGGATCAATGGAACAAGTTGGTCCCTAATTTGTTAGTCTCTTTTGTGAATATGTTCTATGCATATATCTACATGAAATTAATCCACACACATTTAAAAGAATGAAGCTTAATCGCTTTCCCTATAGAAAATCTTttaacaaaacaaaaagaaaggatATACTTTAGCACAAGATTTATTATAGTCTTTGACTCAAACCCTGATCATCTAGGTCGTACAAGATAATGCAACCTGCGTGAGGTGGTACCACattcattaatattattttaagctATCATCCGATAGTTATAAAGCTTTTAGGAAGAGAAATCTGTAACTCATAAATTGTAATAGCTTGATCTTTATCTACTACATGGCTCATTCATGCCTTCAAGCATGCGCTTCAACAGTCACTGGAGTTGGGTAGAGTCAGAAAAGGTTTGAAGGTCAATAGGAACCCAATCATTGTACTCACACTGAGTACAAAGAAGATCATATGATCGCCTGCGTCCCAACACAATAATCAGTATGAAATCTTACGATGTTATTTTCAGATTAATCAAACCGAGTCAAACGAGttcgagaaaaaaaaaagcaattgaAGCCTACAAGCGGATTCCTCGAATTTTTACCCATGGTTAAAATTAACCATGAAGTAGATGTACATTGATCTGTGATGCATATCGATTGTGAATATCTTTACATTTCAAATCTAAAGAATTAGCATAAGATCCTACAATCATTTATTTATGAAATGGAAGAGAGCTAAAAGGGTACGCTTGATAGTATCCAATATTGCTACAAACAATTCAGAGTAGGTAGATGAGTTCAGATGATTTCCAAGTATCATGAGATCGTGATCAGGTTAATTGGTGATTAATTTACATGGCAAATGTTAggtattaaacaaaaaaaattatggacTTTTGCAATGTCTGATGAATGATAGAGGCTTTTGCAACGAGACAAATCTTCAAAGAGAAACAAGTTATACCTGATAAGAAGGAAGCCTGTTGACGCTTTTGTGCCCATGAAAATCTGCAAATACACATCAAATTACAAAAAATCAGAACCTTGATCAATAAAGTTTCCTTAAATAACTAATTTATCTCAAAGCCTATTGATTGTCATTTATTTGTTCCCTACATATGCCAACAGTCGTTCATTTGAAGTTCACATCAACTACTAACAGGATGTGTGGTGATGATTTATTGAAGAAATCAACCAAGCATCTTTAGctttaaaagaaaatcatatcCTCTGAAGTCTAATAATAGTTAAATAAGAATTAAGGTGACTATTTGTTGCAAATATTGAAGTGTTTTCACCTGTCCAATTAAGTAATATACTACAAGTTCAACTAATAAACCACCAACCTACTTATGCTTGGATCAAATAGTTATACAACACCTAGGGGgaaaaaatatgataaaagaaCAAAACTAGCTACCATCATATTTTTAAGATATGTTAAGATTATATGATTAATCAGTGTAAACTATCATGCTGCAAAACTCTCACTAACATACAACTTCTTTGAGAACAAATTATTCACATCAACAGCAATTTTTTTCCTTGTAACTATCTACTTGCGAAGTAGAAGAGAAATTCATTTAAGTTTTTGTTTAATAATTTGGATTATGAATGGAAGTCAGGCTTCAAGCAGTTCAACCTGTGTATATAGACACACACACTCACTGATAGCTTTTGAgttgaatattataaaattaaagaatcacagaaagactgAAACCTAGATATAAAAATATAAGCAGCACAAAAAAGAAGTGATTTTTCACAGGAacttttttgtttgatttttgaTATGTACTATCCACTTGCATCATCAGGTATGGATTAACAAAACCTAATACGCGGAATACTTACAAAGCCCCTGCGGTTGCTGGAGCAATAGCTTTGGAAAGAGACAATGCAGTGACAGAAATACCATTTGCAGCACCTCTTTGATGTTGAGACTGTCATATGCGAATATTAAGAATTTGCAGTTGAAGTAAGCTAACGTTAGTAAAAAGAGTAGAGGATCACCACAGCATTATTCTGCAGGATGTTGAACCCAGTGGTGATAGTTACCTGATTCAAATTTGGATAGCTTGCATTAGAACAATCTCCAGAAAAGGATGATCGGAAAATAGTGTTTCTTAATGGAAGTCCTCAAGTTTAAATTTCTCTGATACATTTTTTAGTTTCATGATGCTCTTGTGGTAACGTACTGCTGGAAGGAAGGATTAAAATAATGACCTGGATTAGTTATATCAACATGTATTTACCAGTCCAACTCCATACCATTATGCAGTAAACCGATCACACCAAAATGCCAAGAAAAAGGTCATCCAGTTCACAAGTCACTCACCAATATTGTGTCTATTTTTCCAGTGTTGTGGTAATGTCATGCCAGTGCAACAGTacgttgataatttttttatatactgGAATTTAAATCATTGGTAGGAGTTTCTTTGGTTCAGAAGTCCAAGATCACATATAACTAAATAATACTTAAATAATCAAAGATATTCACAAAAGAAAATGAAATCTAAATGATCGACTGTGGTATCAAATTCTAATTACAGAAATGTTGGTGTTATTTTATGGTTGTGATGGTGTTCTCATTCAAGTATGATCATTCAGCATCAAAGTACTTTCATGCAGGATAGAAACTATAGATTCAGATGGAAAGCcacctataaatagataagatCAACCTCCTATTTTACAAGAAACCAACATTAAGCATGAAATTTCCATAAACCTGATaaatctctatttagttgttggaGATTTGGCCTAGATTCTGGATGGATCCTGGTTACATAACCAGCATGAGTATATTAAGTTGCTTTGGTAAAAATTATCTACATTAAACTACGTTGGATGTGTATTTGAAATCATGTTAGCATAAAAATATTGTTACACCTACTTTACTGACGAAATTATAATCCCTCCATTTAGTGTTATGAGGCAAGAGAATACTCACGGAAATAGCACTCTTCAGGAGTGATGCACAGTTCACAACAAAGAAAAGTTTTAATCCAGAAAGCTTAGACATAAATGGGTAACTGGTGAGCAATGGTATAGAAAAAATCTGCACATAGAACATGACTGTcattgataaataccaaaatctcATGATAAGAAATGACCACAAATGGATGTCATTGTTGCATACCGCTGCAGCACGCAATGAACTGATGGGTCCTAGATACTTCTCAAAGCATGGATAAAGAAATAGTTGATAAACTAGGAGACTCAAACCTGGTAATGAACAAGCAGCTTCATATTTAGCAAATACTAATTCTAACTACTATCAGCAAATATATTAGCATGTATTATCGAGTACATGAATATACATATAAGAAAATCTAATAGACTTATGATTCTCAAAGCCTCTTCTTTTTCATATATATTCCAAAAAAAGTTTGAAGGTTTTTAATATGCACCCATCAACAGTCTAAAAATCAAAGTTGCATGCATCACTTCCTTCTGCGCTGCATCAAAAAGCATCATCCTCCCTTGGCCAGCTGATTAAATATAAATGCACTTTGATCatcgatatatatatttttccatCTTTCCATATAACTTGTGCCATGAGACAAAGATGCACTTTGCAGTTTTCCAAAACAAAGAAATTAAGCAACTTCCTAACAAACTAGATGTGGTTTACATTGGTGTACAAAATGGGAAATTGATATATAATgttcaaaagatttattctaaACAGAGGGGCAAGTGTTAAAATGTATTGAGCAAAAAAAAAGTAGTACCCCTCTCGATGACTCCAACAGATGCCCCATTGTTCAAGTGAAAATAGGGCTGGCTATTCAAGATTTTTAAGAACAAAATATGCAAGTTCGTTTCAGAGAATTCAAACTAAGCAGATAAATGTATTTTTAAGTTGTAGATAAAAAGACATATGCAATTAACTCAGTTCATTATGCAATCTGAATAGTTTTCTTTTTTCAGCAATCTGACTAGTTAATTGCAGACACACATACTACCAATCTAATACTGACTGACTGTCACATGTCACTACTCCTAGAATCTTTCATTACCAATTTACCTGAGATTGCAAGTACTTCACCAACTTCCTGAGATGAGAAGCTCAATCCACCATATGTTTTGCTGCTCACAGCCCACAAGGAGAATATCTGAAATGTTGTAAGATGTTAACTTCTCGCCGGGATATGcagataagaaagaaagaaagaaggagaacaaaTTTCTTAGTGGCACTTAGGAAAGACGGCCAATGCCTCATGCACTCAAATCAGATGTATGTCAAATCAGATGCTTCCCAGATTCACATTGGTTACTTGAGGATAATCAGTGAATGCTTGAGGAAAATTTTATCATTCCTGTGTGTTGATATTTTCATGATGTGTAAGATGTATAAATGATTAGATACTTGATATCATTTATATTGGAAACATGTAGTCTATGATGAAACAAAATATTTGATTTCGTCTTACTTCTTTCCTTATACATTCTTGTTACATACTAGACAATTTGGCTTTGTCATTAACGAAATTTTTTTCATTGAATAATAGGTAAGTCATGTGCATTAATTActcttttataaatgataaaaatttgCTATTACATCTCATCacttatgatgacatattgtaaTACTAATGTAAATATCAAAGTATGCACCATATCACAGTGCCATGCATCATAgaaatttaatcatatttttagAAATTATACTGAAGAACATGTATTCACAAAAAGCCATGCTACCTCAGCATATGCTGTGTCTTGAAGGGCAAAAGCACAATAGACAATGATTGCTGACATTAAAGGCCGATTCTTTATCAAGCTTTGCTTAGATGCCAACATTGTTCCTTCAATTTCttcattatatttttttgtttcacATCTTATTAGTGAATCCTCCAGATCTTCAATTTCCCACTTATCGTGCATGTGCAAAGTCTCCTACAGAAGaataaaacataaatcataaagTCATAAGTGGACCAAGTTCATCATGTATGTCATGAATGTAACTTGTTGCAGTATGAGCTAATAAAAATTGAATGCTGGGATGGAGATATTATGATGAATATCATGAAATGAATCCACTTTTATTGGAACATACGGAGATGGAAGCTTAATACTCCTAAATGTGTGAATGATCAAGAAAATGAAAAATACTGACGGGATGAAAATTAGATATCAGTTTTGACTTTTGGTGATTTCAATGCAATAATCTCTTAAAAATGGAATATCAGGAATAATTATCCTTCATTTTAATCTTAGGCTATCAAGAACATTGAATCATGTTTCACAATTTATATCATAGACAAATCAATTGAAAACATAATGATTGCATATTGTTTTTGCTAAGAAGTGCAAAAAATCTAGGAAAAGTCCGGAAATTTCCAATGACTGTAAAATCAGGGAATCATTAATGCTTTCAAAGCAACTCATGCTTATAGTTATGATGGAGGTATAGCTTATGAGAATTAAAAGGTATAGCTGTAGTTTAGATTGCTCGTAAGATTGTTGCAAGTCCAAACACCATCCTGCTTTTCAAAAGAACTAAATTTCAAAAGAACTAAACTAAGAGGCACGAAGTAGTGCAACTTACAGGAAGCCAGAAACAGGCAACCAATGCCCCAGTTGCTATGAGAGAGATGCAAAAGCAAGGTAAAAAGTAAGGAAACCTGCAGTTGATTGCTGAATTTATCATTAGAGTGAGAAAGTATAGAAGTCTAATTTATTGCTATATTTCTAGTTTTACCTGCCAAACAATGACTTTATGGAGAAGATATTCGGATATTTCTTTGCAGGCTGATGTAGTATGCACCCATAGAAATTTGTAAATTAGTTAAGATCATGCAATATATGGAAGAGAAACAGAGCATGCAGAAACTATAACATAAGCAATTGCAAGAAATAGCAGGCAAAAAGTGTGATCATAACTCATAAGCATATCCTAATCACAGAAACCCATCTGCAATTTCTTTTACTGTATTCTTCGATTTGCAAAATGCTATATTCCCACATTAATGAAACTCAAAATGAGGTAACTTTGTAATAATCTAAATGAAAATTTAAAAGTACTAAAACAAAAGCATCAAAAATTTGAAGCAAACATATAGCAATATGAGATTTGCTGACTTCAATATGCAGAAAGCCTATGCATACATAAAAAATGAGTAAAAGCTCAACTACTCAGGAAACTACTATCTCCTGACCTTATGAAATATATTGCTTAGCTGTCAAAGATAATCTGTTACTATAGCCTTTTCCCTGGAATGGGTGTTTGTGTTGTGAACTATTATTGAATTTTCTTTGGTAAAAGTGTAAAACTACTTTATTTCTATAGTTATGGGAGAAATGGCAATTGATTTACCATATACAAattcaaattattataaaatcttgttagattaaaTTACAATTGATTGCTCAAAGGTAACTAGTACTGCAAAATTTCTTTAAAATTGTTCCCTAAGAAGAAGTACTAATACGAGCAaacttaatattaatttaatcatcaaaaataaatttgatgtaTCTAACAGTGTATTTCTGACCGTCTCTCATCTAGCTTTTTGATGGATCAGACTAACAATCAGTACCTGAGCAAAGAAACCTCCAATAGCTGGACCAACAATTAAACCTATACCTCGTGTTGAACTAACCTGGAAGTATTTAATTCGACATTAAAACAGGAAAATGACCAATAAATCATAGTACATGGAAAGATAGTTAAGAAAAGGTATATCAGAAGGTTCTTACAAGAGATAATCCTAGAGCTTGATATTCTTTTCGGCAAACTTCTGAAGCATAAGCCTGTATCGAATTCCACATCAAGCTTCCAATTAGAAAGTATGGCATCAATGAATCATAAGCTATTTGAATTTTGAACACCAATTGAGCAGATACCCTTATTGGACCAAGCAAACCATTAAAACATCCAAGAAGTAATCTTGAAACAAGTGCCATCCAGTAACTTGTGCTAAGCCCAAACATAGTGTTAAATAATATTCTGCAAAGACTAAGTCAAGATCAGGACAATGGGGAAAGTAACACAACAATCATAGAACCAACCAAACTTCTCCAAGATTAAAGTAATTTTCAGTTATGAATAAGGCATTGAATAATTCTTACATGGAAATAATACTAATGACTATAACTCGTTTCCTTCCATATCGATCTGCCACAATCCCCCAGAATACTGAAGTCAGAACTCTTCCAATCATAAATGCAGATCCTTCAAgaggggaaaaaaaataaaaacaaaagtcTCCACTCTCTACAAATATTCAATTCAACTATTATACTTTAAGGAAAAATAACCTTTAAGGAAAGATAATTTGTTGTATCACTTTGAGAAGTGAAGAGTgccaaagagagaaagagagtaaTTGCAATGTGTTTTCtccatatatataaaaaaagaaaagaatacagCAAGTACTCACCTACAAAACCAGCATAAAATccaatatcttcttctcttttggcAACATGTAAGTCTTGTGTCTGCAAAAGAAAACAAGGAAGAAGGTAAATGAAATAGTTTTCATGACAATTTGTCAAATATCTAGAGATAATGAATAATGATACAAAATTTTTGGTGGCCATCTCTTTTGAAAGTCTAATGTCTTCAAAATTAGGGCATAACACAACTATAAGAAGCCATTCCTCAATTCAAAAGAATTAGTAAAACATTCAGAACTAATCAGTCTACATGGAATGTAAAACAGCACACCAGAATTAGCACATATAATGCTAATGTGTCATTTCATTTATCCAAATAGTATTATTCTTTG comes from the Musa acuminata AAA Group cultivar baxijiao chromosome BXJ2-8, Cavendish_Baxijiao_AAA, whole genome shotgun sequence genome and includes:
- the LOC135619666 gene encoding probable peptide/nitrate transporter At3g43790 isoform X1, producing the protein MEASTGPLLKVYYENCPGCKQDRKNEVRRGVPYREFFYIWIVTLCSALPVASLFPFLYFMTQDLHVAKREEDIGFYAGFVGSAFMIGRVLTSVFWGIVADRYGRKRVIVISIISIILFNTMFGLSTSYWMALVSRLLLGCFNGLLGPIRVSAQLVFKIQIAYDSLMPYFLIGSLMWNSIQAYASEVCRKEYQALGLSLVSSTRGIGLIVGPAIGGFFAQPAKKYPNIFSIKSLFGRFPYFLPCFCISLIATGALVACFWLPETLHMHDKWEIEDLEDSLIRCETKKYNEEIEGTMLASKQSLIKNRPLMSAIIVYCAFALQDTAYAEIFSLWAVSSKTYGGLSFSSQEVGEVLAISGLSLLVYQLFLYPCFEKYLGPISSLRAAAIFSIPLLTSYPFMSKLSGLKLFFVVNCASLLKSAISVTITTGFNILQNNAVSQHQRGAANGISVTALSLSKAIAPATAGALFSWAQKRQQASFLSGITCFSLKICLVAKASIIHQTLQKSIIFFV
- the LOC135619666 gene encoding probable peptide/nitrate transporter At3g43790 isoform X2, translated to MEASTGPLLKVYYENCPGCKQDRKNEVRRGVPYREFFYIWIVTLCSALPVASLFPFLYFMTQDLHVAKREEDIGFYAGFVGSAFMIGRVLTSVFWGIVADRYGRKRVIVISIISIILFNTMFGLSTSYWMALVSRLLLGCFNGLLGPIRAYASEVCRKEYQALGLSLVSSTRGIGLIVGPAIGGFFAQPAKKYPNIFSIKSLFGRFPYFLPCFCISLIATGALVACFWLPETLHMHDKWEIEDLEDSLIRCETKKYNEEIEGTMLASKQSLIKNRPLMSAIIVYCAFALQDTAYAEIFSLWAVSSKTYGGLSFSSQEVGEVLAISGLSLLVYQLFLYPCFEKYLGPISSLRAAAIFSIPLLTSYPFMSKLSGLKLFFVVNCASLLKSAISVTITTGFNILQNNAVSQHQRGAANGISVTALSLSKAIAPATAGALFSWAQKRQQASFLSGDHMIFFVLSVSTMIGFLLTFKPFLTLPNSSDC